One genomic region from Kineobactrum salinum encodes:
- a CDS encoding heme biosynthesis HemY N-terminal domain-containing protein, with translation MRKLLLLGLLASLAGVAVVALIEKDPGYILISQGNYTVETSFWVGLVLLLLAVLLLYAGVALLRKLFAGQRSLRGWLGVRKARQAARVTNRGLISFIEGNWEQSRRWLLRGARHSEAPLLNYLMAARASYQLDEPERMREYLGAAEQSDSAAGIAVELTQAELKLQGRQFEQAVATLERARRNVGKHPYVLKLLRNAYLGLEDWDQLQELLPDLRKHRVLPEDELARLEHEVYSRRLLACVDGAGDTADQGQPLDCLHRTWQSMPAALRAAPELLCGYVGLLVREGAHAEAGKLVQRGLKHRWDSGLVRLYGYVELPDTGRQLAQAESWLPEHSGDPQLLLCLGRLACRHGLWGKARDYFEASYKQRRNPEVCAELGRLLAALGDARGSAAFFREGLLLREKSLPQLPQPQPQPGLEHRTGPT, from the coding sequence ATGCGCAAGCTCTTGCTGCTGGGATTGCTGGCTTCACTGGCGGGTGTCGCGGTGGTCGCCCTGATCGAGAAGGACCCCGGCTACATCCTGATATCCCAGGGCAACTACACCGTGGAAACCAGTTTCTGGGTGGGGCTGGTGCTGTTGCTGCTGGCGGTACTGCTGCTGTACGCGGGAGTGGCGCTGTTGCGCAAGTTGTTCGCCGGCCAGCGTTCCCTGCGCGGCTGGCTGGGTGTCCGCAAGGCCCGGCAGGCGGCGCGGGTCACCAACCGCGGTTTGATCAGTTTTATCGAGGGCAACTGGGAACAGTCCCGCCGCTGGTTGCTGCGCGGCGCCCGCCACAGTGAGGCGCCGCTGCTGAATTACCTGATGGCGGCCAGGGCCAGCTACCAGCTGGACGAGCCGGAACGGATGCGCGAATACCTGGGTGCGGCGGAGCAATCCGATTCGGCAGCCGGTATCGCCGTGGAGCTGACCCAGGCGGAACTGAAACTCCAGGGCCGGCAGTTTGAGCAGGCGGTGGCGACTCTGGAGCGGGCCCGCCGCAATGTGGGCAAGCATCCCTATGTACTGAAGCTGCTGCGCAATGCCTACCTGGGCCTGGAAGACTGGGACCAGCTGCAGGAACTGCTGCCGGACTTGCGCAAGCACAGGGTTCTGCCGGAGGATGAACTGGCGCGGCTGGAGCACGAAGTGTACAGCCGGCGTTTGCTGGCCTGTGTCGACGGCGCCGGCGATACTGCTGACCAGGGGCAGCCGCTGGACTGCCTGCACCGGACCTGGCAGTCGATGCCAGCGGCACTGCGCGCAGCGCCTGAACTGCTGTGCGGCTATGTGGGCCTGCTGGTCCGCGAAGGCGCCCATGCAGAGGCCGGCAAGCTGGTCCAGCGCGGGCTGAAGCACCGCTGGGACAGTGGTCTGGTGCGTCTCTACGGTTATGTCGAGTTGCCGGATACCGGCCGCCAGCTGGCCCAGGCGGAGAGCTGGTTGCCGGAACATTCCGGCGACCCCCAGCTGCTGCTGTGCCTGGGAAGGCTGGCCTGCCGCCACGGTCTATGGGGCAAGGCCCGGGATTATTTCGAGGCCAGTTACAAGCAGCGCCGCAATCCCGAGGTGTGCGCGGAACTCGGGCGCCTGCTGGCCGCGCTGGGCGATGCCAGAGGCAGTGCCGCGTTTTTCCGCGAGGGTTTGCTGCTGCGCGAAAAGAGTCTGCCGCAACTGCCGCAACCGCAACCGCAGCCGGGCCTGGAGCACAGGACTGGCCCTACCTAG
- the abc-f gene encoding ribosomal protection-like ABC-F family protein yields the protein MIILRDIELRRGSKLLLEGANVTLQPGQKLALIGANGSGKSSLFAMLLGELQADAGEIEGMSNLRLAHMAQEVASTEELAGRYVLQGDAELAALVEAVRAAEHNGDFQRAASLHSAMEEADGYSAERRVHRLLQGLGFATDAGGRPVSDFSGGWRIRLNLARALMAPSDMLLLDEPTNHLDLDATLWLEQWLQSYPGTLLMISHDRDFIDATCERILSIEGGQLQAWKGNYSDYERLRAEMLANQQASFEKQQLRIAHIEDFVRRFRYKATKARQAQSRLKELERMQQLAPAHIDSPFNFVFPPAGRSSDPLLRLDEAELGYGGQTILKPVNLMLRPGSRIALLGKNGAGKSTLLKSLIGRLPLLAGTRQAGEHCRIGYFDQQQLEALDLEASAALHIQRLSPDAREQEVLNFLGGFNFRGDAATSPIAPFSGGEKARLALALVVWQRPNLLVLDEPTNHLDLDMRNAMEMALQGYEGALILVSHDRHLLRNTADELLLVHDGQVEEYEGDLRAYEQWILSSYRGGGKPAAPTAAAVPEVKRKEKRQQAAAQRAERRPLQQQLAKTEQAMEAQEQALAALQQQMADPELYAEERKSELASLLKQEGELKLLADQLEERWLELQHSLEQLNS from the coding sequence ATGATTATTCTACGCGATATTGAACTGCGCCGCGGCAGCAAACTTCTGCTGGAAGGTGCCAATGTCACCTTGCAGCCGGGCCAGAAGCTGGCCCTGATCGGCGCCAATGGCAGTGGCAAATCAAGCCTGTTTGCGATGCTGCTGGGCGAGCTGCAGGCAGACGCCGGCGAAATAGAAGGGATGAGCAACCTGCGCCTGGCCCATATGGCGCAGGAAGTTGCCAGCACCGAAGAGCTGGCGGGACGCTATGTGCTGCAGGGCGACGCCGAACTTGCGGCCCTGGTCGAGGCAGTGAGGGCAGCCGAGCACAACGGTGACTTCCAGCGCGCAGCCAGCCTCCACAGTGCCATGGAAGAGGCCGACGGCTACAGCGCCGAGCGCCGGGTCCACCGGCTGTTGCAGGGCCTGGGCTTCGCCACGGATGCCGGCGGGCGGCCGGTCAGCGACTTTTCCGGCGGCTGGCGCATCCGCCTCAACCTGGCCCGGGCGCTGATGGCGCCCTCCGACATGCTGCTGCTGGACGAGCCCACCAACCACCTGGACCTGGACGCGACCCTGTGGCTGGAGCAATGGCTGCAGAGCTATCCCGGCACGCTGCTGATGATCTCCCACGACCGCGACTTCATCGACGCCACCTGCGAGCGCATTCTCAGTATCGAGGGGGGCCAGTTGCAGGCCTGGAAAGGCAATTACTCGGACTACGAGCGGTTGCGGGCGGAAATGCTCGCCAACCAGCAGGCCAGCTTCGAGAAGCAGCAGCTCAGAATTGCCCATATCGAGGACTTTGTGCGCCGCTTTCGCTACAAGGCCACCAAGGCGCGCCAGGCCCAGAGCCGTCTCAAGGAGCTGGAGCGCATGCAGCAACTGGCGCCGGCCCACATCGACTCACCATTCAACTTCGTGTTTCCACCCGCCGGCAGGAGCAGTGATCCGCTGTTGCGACTGGACGAGGCCGAACTGGGCTACGGCGGCCAGACCATTCTCAAGCCGGTCAACCTGATGCTGCGTCCCGGCTCGCGCATTGCGTTGCTGGGCAAGAATGGCGCCGGCAAGTCCACGCTGCTCAAGAGCCTGATCGGCAGACTGCCGCTGTTGGCCGGTACCCGGCAGGCCGGGGAGCACTGCCGGATTGGTTATTTCGACCAGCAGCAACTGGAAGCGCTGGATCTGGAGGCAAGCGCAGCGCTGCATATCCAGCGCCTGAGCCCCGATGCCAGAGAACAGGAAGTACTCAATTTTCTCGGTGGCTTCAATTTCCGTGGCGACGCAGCCACCAGCCCGATCGCCCCCTTCTCCGGCGGCGAGAAGGCGCGCCTGGCGCTGGCGCTGGTAGTCTGGCAGCGCCCCAATCTGCTGGTGCTGGACGAACCCACCAACCACCTGGACCTCGACATGCGCAACGCCATGGAAATGGCGCTGCAGGGTTACGAGGGCGCCCTGATCCTGGTCAGCCACGACCGCCACCTGTTGCGCAACACCGCGGACGAGCTGCTCCTGGTCCATGATGGTCAGGTCGAGGAATATGAAGGCGACCTGCGCGCCTATGAGCAGTGGATTCTGTCCAGCTACCGCGGCGGCGGCAAACCGGCGGCACCCACCGCGGCGGCGGTGCCCGAAGTGAAGCGCAAGGAAAAGCGCCAGCAGGCGGCCGCACAGCGGGCCGAAAGGCGCCCCCTGCAGCAACAGCTGGCGAAGACCGAACAGGCGATGGAGGCCCAGGAGCAGGCGCTGGCTGCATTGCAGCAGCAAATGGCAGACCCGGAGCTGTATGCAGAGGAACGCAAGAGCGAGCTGGCCAGCCTGCTCAAACAAGAGGGAGAACTGAAGCTGCTTGCCGACCAGCTCGAAGAACGCTGGCTGGAATTGCAGCACAGCCTGGAGCAGCTCAACAGCTGA
- the trxA gene encoding thioredoxin TrxA: MSEQIVHVSDASFDAEVLNSDIPVLVDFWAEWCGPCKMIAPVLEEIAAEYSGKLKVCKVDVDANPDIPPKFGIRGIPTLILFKGGSAEATKVGALSKSQLTDFIKEVV, from the coding sequence ATGAGCGAACAAATCGTACACGTCAGCGATGCAAGCTTTGACGCCGAGGTACTGAATTCGGATATCCCGGTACTGGTAGATTTCTGGGCCGAGTGGTGTGGCCCCTGCAAGATGATTGCGCCGGTGCTGGAAGAAATCGCCGCGGAATACAGCGGCAAACTGAAAGTATGCAAGGTCGATGTCGACGCCAACCCGGACATTCCACCCAAGTTTGGCATCCGCGGCATTCCCACCCTGATCCTGTTCAAGGGCGGCAGCGCCGAGGCCACCAAGGTCGGCGCCCTTTCCAAGAGCCAGCTGACCGACTTCATCAAGGAAGTGGTCTGA
- a CDS encoding disulfide bond formation protein B: MLQTLSPRLVYLGLALTALLAMLFAAYLEHQLGLHPCPLCMSQRVFVVLGGLLALLAAVHNPRGPGRRVYGALCVLAAALGAAIAGRHVWLQHLPPEQVPACGPSLEYMLETLPFSETLNMVLMGDGNCAETHWTLLGFSIPEQTLMLFIAVAIVSLWQTLRSYPTR; the protein is encoded by the coding sequence ATGCTGCAAACCCTTTCTCCCCGCCTGGTCTATCTTGGTCTTGCACTGACCGCACTGCTGGCGATGCTGTTTGCCGCCTACCTGGAGCACCAGCTGGGCCTGCATCCCTGCCCGCTGTGCATGAGTCAGCGGGTGTTCGTGGTGCTGGGAGGCCTGCTCGCGCTGCTGGCAGCCGTGCATAACCCGCGCGGCCCGGGCCGGCGCGTCTACGGCGCGTTGTGCGTGCTGGCGGCCGCCCTCGGCGCCGCGATCGCCGGACGCCACGTCTGGCTGCAGCACCTGCCCCCGGAACAGGTGCCCGCCTGTGGTCCCAGCCTGGAATACATGCTGGAGACACTGCCGTTCAGCGAGACCCTGAACATGGTACTGATGGGCGACGGCAACTGCGCCGAGACCCACTGGACCCTGCTGGGCTTCAGCATCCCCGAGCAGACACTGATGCTGTTCATCGCCGTGGCAATCGTCAGCCTGTGGCAGACCCTGCGCTCCTACCCGACCCGCTAA
- the ubiD gene encoding 4-hydroxy-3-polyprenylbenzoate decarboxylase — MNYTDLRAFISALEQRGELLRISQEIDPNLEMTEIADRTLRGGGPALLFENPKGHSVPVLANLFGTQARVALAMGADSVGALREIGEILAYLRQPEPPRGLRDAWDKAPLLKQVLNMAPKLIRNPPCQYHAREGDEVDLYRLPIQTCWPDDAGPLVTWPLVITRGPKKSRQNLGIYRMQLIGRNKLIMRWLSHRGGALDYRDWQLQNPGQRYPVAVALGADPATTLGAVTPVPDSLSEYAFAGLLRGSKTEVAECHTEGCRQHGLQVPASAEYILEGYLEPGEMADEGPFGDHTGYYNEVERFPVFTVEAITHREDPIYHSTYTGRPPDEPAILGLALNEVFVPILQKQFPEITDFYLPPEGCSYRVAVVTMRKEYPGHAKRVMLGVWSFLRQFMYTKFVIVTDDDINARDWKDVIWAMTTRMDPRRDCVFVDNTPIDYLDFASPTAGLGSKVGFDATNKWSGETSREWGRPIAMSADVKARIDELWSQLGIG, encoded by the coding sequence GTGAACTATACCGACCTGCGCGCCTTCATCTCCGCCCTGGAACAACGCGGCGAGCTGCTGCGTATCAGCCAGGAAATAGACCCCAATCTGGAAATGACAGAGATCGCCGATCGCACGCTGCGCGGCGGCGGCCCCGCGCTGTTGTTCGAAAATCCAAAGGGTCACAGCGTGCCGGTACTTGCCAACCTGTTTGGAACCCAGGCCCGGGTAGCTCTGGCGATGGGCGCGGACAGCGTCGGCGCACTGCGCGAGATCGGCGAAATCCTTGCCTACCTGCGCCAGCCGGAACCACCCAGGGGCCTGCGCGATGCCTGGGACAAGGCGCCGTTGCTGAAACAGGTGCTGAACATGGCCCCCAAACTGATACGCAACCCGCCCTGCCAGTATCACGCCCGGGAGGGGGATGAGGTTGATCTGTATCGGCTGCCGATACAAACCTGCTGGCCCGATGATGCGGGGCCGCTGGTGACCTGGCCCCTGGTCATTACCCGCGGGCCCAAGAAAAGCCGTCAGAATCTGGGCATTTACCGGATGCAGCTGATCGGCCGCAACAAGCTGATCATGCGCTGGCTATCCCACCGCGGCGGAGCGCTGGACTACCGCGACTGGCAACTGCAGAATCCCGGCCAGCGCTATCCGGTGGCGGTCGCCCTGGGCGCCGACCCGGCCACCACGCTGGGCGCCGTCACGCCGGTGCCCGACAGCCTGTCCGAATACGCCTTTGCCGGCCTGCTGCGCGGCAGCAAGACCGAAGTGGCGGAATGCCATACCGAGGGCTGCCGCCAGCACGGCCTGCAGGTGCCCGCCAGCGCCGAGTACATCCTGGAGGGCTATCTCGAACCCGGGGAAATGGCGGACGAGGGGCCGTTCGGGGATCACACGGGCTACTACAACGAGGTGGAGCGCTTTCCGGTCTTCACCGTCGAGGCCATCACCCATCGCGAGGACCCGATCTATCACAGCACCTACACCGGAAGGCCGCCGGATGAGCCCGCGATCCTGGGGCTGGCGCTGAACGAGGTGTTCGTCCCCATCCTGCAAAAACAGTTCCCCGAGATCACCGACTTCTATCTGCCGCCGGAGGGCTGCTCCTACCGGGTTGCGGTGGTGACCATGCGCAAGGAGTATCCCGGCCACGCCAAGCGCGTCATGCTGGGAGTCTGGTCATTCCTGCGCCAGTTCATGTATACCAAGTTCGTGATCGTGACCGACGACGACATCAATGCGCGCGACTGGAAGGATGTGATCTGGGCGATGACCACACGCATGGACCCGCGCCGGGACTGCGTGTTTGTCGACAACACGCCGATAGACTATCTGGATTTCGCCTCGCCAACGGCAGGCCTTGGCTCCAAGGTGGGCTTCGACGCCACCAACAAGTGGAGCGGTGAGACCAGCCGTGAATGGGGCCGGCCGATTGCGATGAGTGCCGATGTCAAGGCCCGCATCGACGAACTGTGGAGCCAGCTGGGGATAGGCTAG
- the rho gene encoding transcription termination factor Rho: MNLTDLKTKSTQELIDIAKEIGLENMARSRKQDIIFAILKRHAKSGEDIYGDGVLEILQDGFGFLRSAEGSYLAGPDDIYVSPSQIRRFNLRTGDTISGKIRPPKDSERYFALLKVGDVNFDRPENAKHKILFENLTPLFPDERLTLEKGNGSTEDLTGRVIDLVAPIGKGQRGLLVAPPKAGKTIMMQSIAQAIISNNPECYVIVLLIDERPEEVTEMQRSVGVRGAEVVASTFDEPPSRHVQVADMVIEKAKRLVEHKRDVVILLDSITRLARAYNTVVPSSGKVLTGGVDAHALERPKRFFGAARNIEEGGSLSIIATALIDTGSKMDEVIYEEFKGTGNMELHLDRKISEKRIYPAINIRRSGTRREELLTGEEELARMWILRKLLHGMEDTPAVEFLLDRLKDTKTNDEFFMSMKRK, translated from the coding sequence ATGAATCTAACTGACCTCAAGACCAAATCCACCCAGGAACTCATTGATATCGCCAAAGAGATCGGCCTGGAAAACATGGCTCGATCACGCAAACAGGACATTATCTTCGCGATCCTGAAGCGCCACGCCAAGAGCGGCGAGGACATCTACGGCGACGGTGTTCTGGAAATCCTGCAGGACGGCTTCGGCTTCCTGCGTTCGGCGGAAGGCTCCTACCTCGCCGGCCCCGACGATATTTATGTCTCGCCCAGCCAGATACGCCGCTTCAACCTGCGTACCGGCGATACCATCTCCGGCAAGATCCGACCGCCCAAGGACAGCGAGCGCTACTTTGCCCTGCTGAAGGTCGGTGACGTCAACTTCGACCGGCCGGAAAACGCCAAGCACAAAATCCTGTTTGAAAACCTGACGCCGCTGTTTCCCGACGAGCGCCTGACCCTGGAAAAGGGCAACGGCAGCACCGAGGATCTGACCGGCCGAGTGATAGATCTGGTCGCGCCCATCGGCAAGGGCCAGCGCGGCCTGTTGGTGGCGCCGCCCAAGGCAGGCAAGACCATCATGATGCAGAGCATCGCCCAGGCCATTATCAGCAACAATCCCGAGTGCTACGTGATCGTCCTGCTGATCGACGAGCGCCCCGAGGAAGTCACCGAGATGCAGCGCTCGGTGGGTGTGCGCGGCGCCGAGGTAGTTGCCTCCACCTTCGATGAACCGCCCTCACGCCACGTCCAGGTGGCCGACATGGTGATCGAGAAAGCCAAGCGCCTGGTGGAACACAAGCGCGACGTGGTCATCCTGCTGGACTCCATCACCCGCCTGGCGCGCGCCTACAATACTGTGGTGCCCAGCTCCGGCAAGGTACTGACCGGCGGTGTCGATGCCCACGCACTGGAGCGGCCCAAGCGTTTTTTTGGCGCGGCGCGCAATATCGAAGAGGGCGGTAGCCTGTCCATCATCGCCACCGCCCTGATCGACACCGGCTCCAAGATGGACGAGGTGATCTACGAGGAGTTCAAGGGCACCGGCAACATGGAACTGCACCTCGACCGCAAGATCTCCGAAAAACGCATCTACCCCGCCATCAATATCCGCCGCTCCGGCACCCGTCGCGAAGAACTGCTCACCGGTGAGGAAGAACTGGCCCGCATGTGGATCCTGCGCAAGCTGCTGCACGGCATGGAGGACACCCCCGCGGTGGAGTTTCTGCTCGACCGGCTCAAGGATACCAAGACCAACGACGAGTTCTTCATGTCCATGAAGCGCAAATAA
- a CDS encoding uroporphyrinogen-III C-methyltransferase has protein sequence MSEQQKPTTQHTASEPSATEETADTPAKGEQAPPPAARGGAIAWLALLLVVVLAAAAGWQWWLAQQRESALLQRLEALENRPQPELPAAPAAPDYSEIRAELKQLEQRLRASLEQGLADLRPRWREQDERLQQLEAQLAGQSTKLARITGGDRANWLLAEAEYLLRLANQRLIMTADVGSARALLQSADRILRQLDDVSLHPVRRALAGELAALRAVPEADIEGLYLRLAALVDQVPELAIFELPRRESEPVTDDAGSWQGRLRQGYQEALRKLSGYVTVRRRELPATALIDPQWEGLLRQNLVMLLQQAQAALLSGNAVLYRESLQRAHRWVSEFFLTDEAAARAMAGEIDQLAEQPVGVELPDISASLRALDAAVAQRTLREEDQ, from the coding sequence GTGAGCGAACAGCAGAAACCAACAACGCAACACACTGCAAGCGAGCCCTCCGCGACGGAGGAGACCGCGGACACGCCCGCGAAGGGTGAACAAGCGCCGCCGCCCGCGGCTCGCGGCGGTGCAATCGCATGGTTGGCATTGCTGCTGGTGGTCGTGTTGGCGGCCGCTGCTGGCTGGCAGTGGTGGCTGGCACAACAGCGCGAGTCAGCCCTGCTGCAACGCCTGGAGGCGCTGGAAAACAGACCGCAGCCAGAGCTGCCCGCCGCGCCTGCAGCGCCGGATTACAGTGAGATCCGGGCTGAACTCAAGCAGCTCGAGCAACGATTGCGAGCGAGCCTGGAGCAGGGACTTGCCGATCTGCGGCCGCGATGGCGCGAGCAGGACGAGCGGCTGCAGCAACTGGAAGCGCAACTTGCCGGGCAGAGCACGAAACTGGCCAGGATTACGGGTGGCGACCGGGCGAACTGGCTGCTGGCGGAGGCGGAATACCTGCTGCGACTGGCCAATCAACGCCTGATCATGACCGCTGATGTCGGTTCCGCCCGGGCCTTGTTGCAGAGCGCGGACCGCATTCTCCGGCAACTTGACGATGTCTCCCTGCATCCGGTTCGTCGCGCGCTGGCGGGAGAGCTGGCGGCATTGCGCGCGGTACCGGAAGCGGATATTGAAGGCCTCTACCTGCGGTTGGCGGCGCTGGTGGACCAGGTGCCGGAACTGGCCATTTTCGAGCTGCCCCGGCGTGAATCCGAGCCCGTCACAGACGATGCCGGGAGCTGGCAGGGCCGTTTGCGGCAGGGCTACCAGGAGGCGCTGCGCAAGCTCTCCGGCTATGTCACGGTGCGGCGCCGGGAACTGCCGGCCACGGCGCTGATCGATCCGCAGTGGGAGGGCCTGCTGCGCCAGAACCTGGTAATGTTGCTGCAGCAGGCCCAGGCGGCGCTGTTGTCCGGCAACGCAGTGCTGTATCGCGAAAGCCTGCAGCGGGCCCATCGCTGGGTCAGTGAGTTTTTCCTCACGGACGAGGCCGCGGCACGGGCGATGGCGGGGGAAATCGATCAGCTCGCGGAACAGCCGGTGGGGGTCGAGCTGCCGGACATCAGCGCTTCGCTGCGCGCGCTGGATGCAGCGGTAGCCCAGCGCACACTGCGCGAAGAGGACCAATAG
- a CDS encoding FKBP-type peptidyl-prolyl cis-trans isomerase, which translates to MKKYALPLALVAAVTLQACNQQSSTDSEETAEVTLETSNQRLSYGIAYGLGMRMASDNVPIDVEAFSAGLRDAQEGGEPRLTEEEIQAEMQAFQEKAVAEQQAAMAAAGEANQAESEAFLTENASREGVVVTDSGLQYEVLEEGEGESPAATDTVEVHYTGTLVDGTEFDSSHKRGEPVKFGVNQVIPGWTEALQLMSPGAKWKLYIPAELAYGPAGAGEMIGPNSALIFEVELLSVEPQEAAEEATDGAEEAESAEG; encoded by the coding sequence ATGAAAAAATATGCTCTGCCGCTTGCCCTGGTTGCCGCTGTGACCTTGCAGGCCTGCAATCAGCAATCTTCCACCGATAGTGAAGAGACTGCTGAAGTGACGCTGGAGACCTCCAATCAGCGTCTCAGCTACGGCATCGCCTACGGCCTGGGCATGCGGATGGCGTCTGACAATGTGCCGATCGATGTCGAAGCCTTCAGCGCCGGCCTGCGCGATGCCCAGGAAGGTGGTGAGCCGCGCCTGACCGAGGAAGAGATCCAGGCCGAGATGCAGGCCTTCCAGGAAAAGGCGGTGGCTGAACAGCAGGCGGCAATGGCGGCTGCCGGGGAAGCCAACCAGGCCGAATCAGAGGCCTTCCTGACCGAAAATGCGAGCCGTGAAGGCGTGGTAGTGACCGATTCGGGCCTGCAGTACGAGGTGCTTGAGGAAGGTGAAGGTGAAAGCCCCGCTGCCACCGATACGGTCGAGGTGCACTATACCGGCACACTGGTCGATGGCACCGAATTCGACTCCTCCCACAAACGCGGCGAGCCTGTGAAATTCGGCGTCAACCAGGTCATTCCGGGTTGGACCGAGGCGCTGCAGCTGATGTCGCCCGGTGCGAAATGGAAACTCTATATCCCCGCTGAGCTGGCCTATGGCCCCGCCGGCGCCGGTGAGATGATCGGCCCCAATTCAGCGCTGATATTCGAGGTCGAGCTGCTGTCGGTCGAGCCGCAGGAAGCAGCCGAAGAAGCAACGGATGGCGCCGAAGAGGCAGAGTCTGCGGAGGGCTGA
- a CDS encoding Rsd/AlgQ family anti-sigma factor, with amino-acid sequence MPHRSNDPAEQFRAVETLLTNWLKERRALLAQYTALVVASDDHGQGGRSGPRQAQLCELLVDYVSAGHFEVFAELLNEAESFGDDGAALASELMPAITDTTEVILAYEEKYGSGKNYPETLRRDLSALGEMLESRFVLEDRLIAGLHNSHRRQLQAPAREA; translated from the coding sequence ATGCCCCACAGAAGCAACGACCCGGCCGAGCAGTTTCGTGCCGTGGAAACCCTGCTGACCAACTGGCTCAAGGAGCGGCGGGCCCTGCTGGCGCAATATACCGCGCTGGTGGTGGCCAGCGACGATCACGGGCAGGGCGGGCGCTCCGGCCCGCGACAGGCGCAGCTGTGCGAGTTGCTCGTCGATTATGTGTCCGCCGGCCACTTCGAGGTTTTCGCAGAACTGCTGAATGAAGCCGAAAGTTTTGGTGACGATGGCGCCGCGCTGGCGTCAGAGCTGATGCCCGCGATCACCGATACCACCGAGGTGATCCTGGCTTATGAAGAAAAATACGGCAGCGGTAAAAATTACCCGGAAACCCTGCGCAGGGACCTGTCGGCGCTGGGTGAAATGCTGGAATCGCGTTTTGTGCTGGAAGACCGGCTTATCGCCGGCCTTCACAACAGTCACCGGCGCCAGTTGCAGGCGCCGGCACGGGAGGCCTGA
- a CDS encoding TIGR02444 family protein produces the protein MSNPLWEFSLQQYGKPDVAEACLEAQDRFAANVNLLLYAAWLTCQGLELDAGQWRSLESELQPWHQQVVVPLRELRRRWRQVPAAAGLRQQLKVLELEAEQEQQRQIWGWHQRARAQDAGPAGLRRQLEQLLSAAADDSERSRLLQRLTVLLLA, from the coding sequence ATGAGCAATCCCCTGTGGGAGTTTTCCCTGCAACAATACGGTAAGCCAGATGTCGCCGAGGCCTGTCTGGAGGCCCAGGACCGTTTTGCGGCGAACGTGAACCTGCTGCTGTATGCCGCCTGGCTGACGTGCCAGGGTCTTGAGCTGGATGCCGGGCAGTGGCGCTCACTGGAATCAGAGCTGCAGCCATGGCATCAGCAGGTGGTGGTGCCATTGCGCGAGTTGCGCCGCCGCTGGCGGCAAGTGCCGGCCGCGGCGGGCCTGCGTCAGCAATTGAAGGTACTGGAACTGGAAGCGGAGCAGGAGCAGCAACGGCAGATCTGGGGCTGGCACCAGCGGGCCCGGGCACAGGATGCCGGACCGGCGGGGCTGCGGCGGCAATTGGAGCAACTGTTGAGCGCCGCAGCAGACGATAGCGAGCGTAGCCGGTTGCTGCAGCGGCTCACCGTATTGCTGCTCGCTTGA
- a CDS encoding uroporphyrinogen-III synthase: MAASAVLVTRPAGQGDSLCQAIAGRGRPVHQLPLLELQPLPALSAQERARVLALDEFQHIIFISANAVRFGMAVIEDHWPQLPVGLHWYAVGDGTARALAGHGVSAEVPGLEMSSEGLLQLPGLSRVEGHRVLLVKGEGGRGLLAGELARRGAQVETLACYRRCAPRYAGGEFVAALQRWQIGIILISSGEGLENMLALLDPAETSKLQSVTLLLPSARVAETAAAAGFRHRIVADNASDEAMLRALEQWQSGSGED; this comes from the coding sequence ATGGCCGCTAGCGCAGTACTGGTGACGCGTCCGGCCGGGCAGGGCGACAGCCTGTGCCAGGCCATTGCCGGCCGCGGCCGGCCGGTGCACCAGCTGCCCCTGCTGGAATTGCAGCCATTGCCTGCGCTGTCTGCACAGGAGCGGGCGCGAGTGCTGGCGCTGGATGAATTCCAGCACATCATTTTCATCAGCGCCAATGCGGTGCGTTTTGGTATGGCCGTGATCGAAGACCACTGGCCTCAATTGCCGGTTGGTCTGCACTGGTATGCGGTGGGCGACGGAACTGCCCGCGCGCTGGCCGGCCACGGCGTCAGCGCCGAGGTCCCCGGTCTCGAGATGAGCAGTGAAGGCCTGCTGCAGCTGCCCGGCCTGTCCCGGGTAGAGGGGCACCGGGTGTTGCTGGTGAAAGGTGAAGGCGGGCGCGGGCTGCTGGCCGGTGAATTGGCGCGGCGCGGAGCGCAGGTGGAAACCCTGGCCTGTTACCGCCGCTGTGCCCCGCGCTACGCAGGCGGCGAGTTTGTCGCCGCATTGCAGCGCTGGCAGATCGGCATCATTCTGATCAGCAGCGGGGAGGGACTGGAGAACATGTTGGCGTTGCTCGATCCGGCGGAAACCTCTAAGTTACAGTCTGTCACCCTGTTGCTGCCCTCGGCCCGTGTGGCCGAGACAGCGGCGGCGGCGGGGTTCAGGCACCGGATAGTGGCGGACAATGCATCTGATGAGGCCATGCTGCGCGCCCTGGAGCAATGGCAGTCCGGCAGCGGAGAGGATTGA